Proteins encoded together in one Bacteroidales bacterium window:
- the proS gene encoding proline--tRNA ligase, producing the protein MAKDFSTRNENYSQWYNDLVIKAGLAENSAVRGCMVIKPYGYAIWEKMQAALDKMFKDTGHSNAYFPIFIPKSFFSREASHVEGFAKECAIVTHYRLKNSPEGKGVVVDETAKLEEELIIRPTSETIIWDSYRNWIKSYRDLPILINQWANVVRWEMRTRLFLRTAEFLWQEGHTAHATKEEAIAETLQMLDVYTEFAEKWMAVPVIKGVKTENERFAGAVDTYCIEALMQDGKALQAGTSHFLGQKFAKAFDVKFASKEGSLEHVWATSWGVSTRLLGALIMAHSDDNGLVLPPMLAPTQVVIIPIYKNIEQLKEISEKIIPIKKAIESKGISVKYDDRDTQKPGWKFSEYEFKGVPVRLAIGPRDLEQGTIEISRRDTLEKSVIQQTDIENKVQHLLDQIQDNLYQKAVSFRENNTHSVNTWDEFKDVIENKSGFVYAHWDGTVETEEAIKNATKATIRCIPLNNPKENGKCVFSEKPSEQRVIFAKAY; encoded by the coding sequence ATGGCTAAAGATTTTTCAACACGAAACGAAAATTATTCTCAGTGGTACAATGATTTAGTAATCAAAGCCGGACTTGCTGAGAACTCTGCAGTGCGCGGTTGTATGGTGATTAAACCATATGGATATGCTATCTGGGAAAAAATGCAGGCAGCATTGGATAAAATGTTTAAAGATACCGGGCATAGCAATGCTTACTTTCCAATATTCATTCCAAAATCATTTTTCAGTAGAGAAGCTTCACATGTTGAAGGTTTTGCTAAGGAATGTGCAATAGTAACTCACTACCGTTTAAAAAATTCACCTGAAGGAAAAGGGGTTGTTGTTGATGAAACTGCAAAACTTGAGGAAGAACTTATTATCAGACCAACTTCAGAAACCATTATTTGGGACTCTTATCGTAATTGGATTAAATCGTACCGTGATTTACCAATACTTATAAATCAATGGGCAAATGTTGTAAGATGGGAAATGAGAACCCGTTTATTTCTAAGAACAGCAGAATTCCTTTGGCAGGAAGGACATACAGCCCATGCCACTAAAGAAGAAGCTATTGCCGAAACGCTACAAATGCTTGATGTTTATACTGAATTTGCTGAAAAATGGATGGCTGTCCCTGTAATCAAAGGAGTGAAGACAGAAAATGAGCGTTTTGCCGGAGCTGTTGATACATATTGCATTGAAGCATTAATGCAGGATGGGAAAGCATTACAGGCAGGTACTTCGCATTTTCTGGGACAAAAATTTGCAAAAGCTTTCGATGTTAAATTTGCTTCAAAAGAAGGTTCGCTTGAACACGTTTGGGCTACATCATGGGGTGTTTCAACAAGATTGCTTGGAGCATTAATTATGGCTCACTCTGATGATAATGGATTGGTGCTTCCTCCAATGTTAGCTCCAACTCAGGTTGTTATTATTCCAATTTATAAAAATATTGAACAACTTAAAGAAATATCTGAAAAAATAATTCCAATTAAAAAAGCGATTGAAAGTAAAGGTATTTCTGTAAAATATGATGACCGCGATACACAAAAACCCGGCTGGAAATTTTCGGAATATGAATTTAAAGGTGTGCCTGTAAGGCTTGCAATTGGACCAAGAGACTTGGAACAGGGAACAATTGAAATATCAAGAAGGGATACATTAGAAAAAAGCGTAATTCAACAAACAGATATTGAAAATAAAGTTCAACATCTTCTTGACCAGATACAGGATAATCTTTATCAGAAAGCTGTTTCATTCAGGGAAAATAATACGCATTCTGTTAATACCTGGGATGAATTTAAAGATGTGATTGAAAATAAAAGCGGTTTTGTGTATGCACATTGGGATGGGACAGTTGAAACTGAAGAGGCAATTAAAAATGCTACCAAAGCTACTATCCGTTGTATACCATTGAATAACCCGAAAGAAAATGGGAAGTGTGTGTTCTCAGAAAAACCTTCTGAACAACGCGTTATATTTGCTAAAGCTTATTAA
- a CDS encoding DUF2807 domain-containing protein, translating into MKVVFNNIIYVLMLSITLILFTTCTKEKRCDCLKSTGDIVTEERTVAEFSQVRLESKINLFLKQDTFNSIKIEAGENLLPDIYTNVEDSVLVIRNDNHCNWVRSYKPKINVYLTFKDFWHFIYYKGAGTVITEDTIYTNFFQLDDNEGTGSLNFLLHTNTSWFNIHTGPADLTVKGVSGLNYLYTCGNGPADLRDFKTNLTYLTSKATANDYIWVTGELDAWIDYTGNVYYSGNPSKITYNYTGSGRLIPF; encoded by the coding sequence ATGAAAGTTGTATTTAATAATATTATTTATGTTTTGATGCTTTCTATTACATTAATTCTTTTTACAACTTGTACTAAGGAAAAGCGTTGCGATTGCCTGAAATCAACGGGCGATATCGTTACAGAAGAAAGGACTGTTGCTGAATTCAGCCAGGTGCGACTTGAAAGTAAAATCAATTTATTTTTAAAACAGGATACTTTTAATTCAATTAAAATTGAAGCAGGCGAAAATTTACTTCCCGATATTTATACAAATGTTGAAGATAGTGTTCTTGTCATCAGGAATGACAATCATTGTAACTGGGTACGCAGTTATAAACCCAAGATTAATGTTTATTTAACTTTTAAAGATTTCTGGCATTTCATTTATTACAAAGGTGCTGGCACTGTTATTACAGAAGATACTATTTACACGAATTTCTTTCAGTTAGATGATAATGAAGGAACGGGAAGTTTAAACTTTCTTCTTCACACCAATACTTCATGGTTCAATATACATACTGGTCCGGCTGACCTTACGGTGAAAGGAGTTTCAGGATTGAATTATCTTTATACATGTGGAAATGGTCCAGCTGACCTGAGGGATTTTAAAACCAATCTTACTTATCTAACCAGCAAAGCTACCGCTAATGATTATATTTGGGTAACAGGCGAACTAGATGCATGGATTGATTATACCGGTAATGTTTATTATTCCGGTAATCCTTCGAAAATTACATACAATTATACTGGTTCGGGTAGATTAATCCCATTTTGA
- a CDS encoding acyloxyacyl hydrolase has product MNLFFAGNASVHDSISYFSEFKLHYGFIMPHHKNMQHLTTGHFTAYELNFNFQTHGEKKWHCLFKYPVIGGAIWYADLANPVVLGKAVAAYPYLNFHLYNKNNFFLNYRFGIGLGYISKPFNYNDNYKNIAIGSHLNAAINMFYECKWLVKKKISLTSGIGITHFSNGSFKTPNLGINIPTVFAGIAYYFPDKTNILPDTSWKNISENKISLRIYFAGGMKQLYPALGDYYGVFMTSFNFYKSFSYKREVAAGIDVYMDYSDKRVLKRKDIVLKNDLGILKPGLYAGHNFVFSRLRLLTHIGYYLYAKDKSDGMIYSRFGLEYNFNEKLFAHLALKTHFAKADFIEWGIGYTIKHKN; this is encoded by the coding sequence GTGAATTTATTTTTTGCAGGAAATGCTTCAGTACATGATTCCATCAGTTATTTCAGCGAATTTAAATTGCATTATGGATTTATAATGCCGCATCATAAAAATATGCAACACCTAACTACCGGGCATTTCACGGCATATGAACTGAATTTCAATTTTCAAACGCATGGTGAAAAAAAATGGCATTGTCTTTTTAAATACCCGGTAATAGGCGGAGCAATATGGTATGCTGATCTGGCAAACCCGGTAGTATTGGGGAAAGCGGTTGCTGCTTATCCTTATTTGAATTTTCATTTGTATAATAAAAATAATTTTTTTCTGAATTATCGTTTTGGAATTGGGCTTGGCTACATTTCAAAACCATTCAATTATAACGATAATTATAAAAATATTGCGATAGGTTCACATCTGAATGCAGCAATTAATATGTTTTATGAATGCAAATGGTTGGTGAAGAAAAAAATTTCACTTACTTCTGGCATTGGAATTACTCATTTTTCAAATGGTTCATTTAAAACTCCAAACCTGGGAATAAACATTCCTACTGTATTTGCTGGTATTGCTTATTATTTTCCCGATAAAACAAATATATTGCCTGATACTTCATGGAAAAATATTTCTGAGAATAAAATATCGTTGCGAATTTATTTTGCTGGAGGAATGAAACAACTTTATCCTGCTTTGGGTGATTATTACGGTGTTTTCATGACGTCGTTTAATTTTTATAAATCATTTTCATATAAAAGGGAAGTAGCTGCAGGTATTGATGTTTACATGGATTACAGCGATAAACGTGTTTTAAAAAGAAAAGATATAGTACTAAAAAATGATTTGGGAATTTTAAAACCGGGTTTATACGCCGGACATAATTTTGTTTTTTCACGTTTACGTTTACTTACTCATATTGGTTATTATTTGTATGCAAAAGATAAATCTGATGGAATGATTTATTCGCGTTTTGGTTTGGAATATAATTTTAATGAAAAACTTTTTGCACATCTTGCATTGAAAACGCATTTTGCAAAGGCCGATTTTATTGAGTGGGGAATAGGGTATACTATTAAACATAAAAATTAA
- the mazG gene encoding nucleoside triphosphate pyrophosphohydrolase, whose protein sequence is MNDKIKEFQRLLEIMDELRAQCPWDKKQTFESLRHLTIEETYELADAIVEKNISEVKKELGDLMLHIVFYAKIASENGDFDIADVLKGINEKLIKRHPHIYSNVKVENDTDVKNNWEKIKLQEGHKSVLGGVPVSLPAMVKAYRIQDKVRGVGFDWEKPEQVWEKVLEELNELKHEVETGASPDKIEDEFGDLFFALINYSRFVDVNPETALERTNKKFIQRFQYLEENARKIGRSLHDMTLAEMDVYWNEAKIKFK, encoded by the coding sequence ATGAACGACAAAATAAAAGAATTTCAACGATTGCTCGAAATAATGGATGAGCTTAGAGCACAATGCCCGTGGGATAAGAAACAAACTTTTGAATCGTTAAGGCATCTAACTATCGAAGAAACCTATGAACTTGCCGATGCTATTGTAGAAAAAAACATTTCCGAAGTTAAAAAAGAACTAGGCGACCTGATGCTTCATATTGTCTTCTACGCCAAGATAGCTTCGGAAAACGGTGATTTTGATATAGCAGATGTTTTAAAAGGAATTAATGAAAAACTGATTAAACGACATCCACATATTTACAGCAATGTTAAAGTTGAAAACGATACGGATGTAAAAAATAACTGGGAAAAAATAAAATTACAGGAAGGACATAAATCAGTTTTAGGAGGTGTTCCTGTATCGCTTCCGGCAATGGTAAAAGCATACCGTATTCAGGATAAAGTAAGAGGCGTAGGATTTGACTGGGAAAAGCCCGAACAGGTGTGGGAAAAAGTTCTTGAAGAATTAAACGAATTGAAACATGAAGTGGAAACAGGCGCCTCCCCTGATAAAATTGAAGATGAATTTGGTGATTTATTTTTTGCTTTGATAAATTATTCCCGATTTGTTGATGTAAATCCAGAAACTGCTTTGGAAAGAACCAATAAAAAATTTATTCAACGTTTTCAATACCTTGAAGAAAACGCCAGAAAAATTGGACGTTCGCTTCATGATATGACGCTGGCAGAAATGGATGTTTACTGGAATGAAGCAAAAATAAAATTCAAATAA
- a CDS encoding peroxiredoxin, which yields MSVLIGKKAPIFHAEAVINGGEFVENFSLEQFIGKKHVVFFFYPLDFTFVCPTEIIAFQDAIAEFEKRNVAVIGCSIDSKFSHWAWLNTERKDGGIKGVKFPLVSDLTKTISQNYDVLAGQYDFNENAEAVFNGAPVAYRGLFLIDKQGIVRHQVVNDLPLGRSVDEALRMVDALQFFEENGEVCPANWHKGDKAMKATHEGVSEYLARK from the coding sequence ATGTCAGTATTAATAGGTAAAAAAGCCCCAATATTTCATGCAGAAGCAGTAATAAACGGTGGCGAGTTCGTTGAGAATTTTTCTCTCGAACAATTTATAGGAAAGAAACATGTAGTGTTTTTCTTTTATCCGCTCGATTTTACTTTTGTGTGCCCTACTGAAATCATTGCTTTCCAGGATGCAATTGCAGAATTTGAAAAGCGGAATGTTGCAGTTATAGGTTGTTCAATAGATTCCAAGTTTTCGCATTGGGCATGGCTGAATACCGAAAGGAAAGATGGTGGAATTAAAGGCGTGAAGTTTCCATTGGTATCCGACTTAACAAAAACTATTTCACAAAACTATGATGTTCTTGCCGGACAATATGATTTCAATGAAAATGCAGAGGCCGTATTTAATGGTGCTCCTGTTGCTTATCGCGGATTATTTTTAATTGACAAGCAGGGGATCGTTCGGCACCAGGTTGTGAACGACCTTCCTTTAGGGCGTAGCGTTGACGAAGCATTGCGTATGGTTGATGCGTTACAATTTTTTGAAGAGAACGGAGAGGTTTGTCCAGCTAACTGGCATAAAGGAGACAAAGCCATGAAAGCTACTCACGAAGGTGTTTCGGAGTATTTGGCAAGGAAATAA
- a CDS encoding ZIP family metal transporter, producing MSLFVFIALFFPVVLSGISVFFFKTGEKTLKLILAFGGAFLLTLTFTELIPEIYSSESQQIGLFIMLGFFIQLLLDFLTKGVEHGHHSHHEKLNEPCRKKNEHVSFLAIMIGICIHSFLEGMPLTSNFQNTEIKNTLLSGIIIHNIPMSIVLVSLLLHTGLKKSTAVILLMIFALSAPMGTLTSFYLGESFAENMSHFFNIILAIVVGIFLHISTTILFESEEQHGFNLYKFIAIIIGAGISLLSLC from the coding sequence ATGTCACTGTTTGTTTTCATAGCATTATTTTTCCCGGTTGTTTTAAGCGGAATCTCTGTATTTTTTTTTAAAACTGGTGAAAAAACTTTAAAGTTGATTCTTGCATTTGGTGGGGCTTTCCTGTTAACCCTAACCTTTACTGAACTTATTCCCGAAATTTATTCTTCCGAATCACAGCAGATAGGATTATTTATCATGCTGGGATTTTTTATCCAGTTATTGCTCGATTTTCTTACCAAAGGTGTGGAGCATGGTCATCATAGTCATCATGAAAAACTTAACGAACCTTGTCGTAAAAAAAATGAACATGTTAGTTTTTTAGCAATCATGATTGGTATTTGCATTCATTCATTTCTTGAAGGAATGCCTTTAACAAGTAATTTTCAAAATACCGAAATTAAAAATACACTATTATCAGGAATCATTATTCATAATATTCCTATGTCTATTGTGCTTGTGAGTTTGCTTTTACATACGGGTCTTAAAAAAAGTACAGCTGTAATTTTATTGATGATTTTTGCATTATCAGCTCCTATGGGTACACTTACAAGTTTTTATTTAGGTGAAAGCTTTGCCGAAAACATGTCGCATTTTTTTAATATCATACTTGCAATTGTTGTTGGGATTTTTCTTCACATTTCAACTACCATATTATTTGAATCAGAAGAACAACACGGATTTAATTTATATAAATTTATTGCCATTATTATTGGTGCAGGAATTTCATTGCTAAGTTTGTGTTAA
- a CDS encoding sugar MFS transporter, translating to MTKLNSRKDYVISIFIIGILYFVFGFITWLNSTLIPFLKTSCELNNTQAYFVTLAFYISYFVMALPSSWVLKKTGFKGGMSFGLIIMAIGSLMFIPAAITRTYGLFISGLFIQGTGLCILQTAVNPYVTILGPIESAAKRISIMGICNKIAGFMGPLVLSAIVLKNFEAIETQLNLTVIPTEKEILLSNLAERVIFPYIIIAALLLILAFFIKLSPIPDIDISAENGNNDAQEEKTSILNFPHLLLGFVAIFLYVGAEVISIDTITLYGKSQGVLMDNARLYPLMPLFGMVIGYILGIILIPKYINQGKALGISAILALIFSLLAVYTNGFTSVLFIAALGFANAIMWPAIWPLAINGLGKFTKSGSAILIMGIAGGATIPLLYGRLVDISSIGSQQAYLILLPCYLFILYYAYKGHKVGLNKKNVNFMAN from the coding sequence ATGACTAAATTAAATTCACGCAAAGATTATGTAATTTCCATTTTTATAATAGGAATTTTATATTTCGTTTTTGGTTTTATAACTTGGCTGAATAGCACATTAATTCCTTTTCTTAAAACATCCTGCGAACTTAATAATACCCAGGCGTATTTTGTTACATTGGCTTTTTATATTTCATATTTTGTAATGGCATTGCCATCATCATGGGTGTTAAAAAAAACAGGGTTTAAAGGAGGAATGTCATTTGGACTTATAATTATGGCTATTGGTTCATTGATGTTTATTCCTGCTGCAATTACACGGACATATGGTTTATTTATTTCCGGGTTATTTATCCAGGGAACCGGGTTATGCATTCTTCAAACAGCGGTTAATCCTTACGTAACCATTCTTGGTCCTATTGAAAGTGCTGCAAAAAGAATAAGCATCATGGGAATATGTAATAAAATTGCAGGTTTTATGGGCCCACTTGTTCTTAGCGCTATTGTATTAAAAAACTTTGAAGCGATAGAAACCCAGCTTAATTTAACAGTAATACCAACTGAAAAAGAAATCCTTCTTAGTAACTTAGCAGAACGGGTTATTTTTCCTTATATAATAATTGCAGCTTTACTTTTAATTCTTGCTTTTTTCATTAAATTATCACCTATACCTGATATTGATATCAGTGCCGAAAATGGTAATAACGATGCTCAAGAAGAGAAAACAAGTATATTAAATTTCCCTCATTTGCTTCTTGGATTCGTTGCAATATTTTTATATGTTGGAGCGGAAGTTATTTCAATTGATACAATTACACTTTACGGAAAATCACAAGGTGTTTTAATGGACAATGCAAGACTGTATCCGTTAATGCCATTATTCGGTATGGTGATTGGATATATCCTGGGAATAATTTTAATTCCTAAATATATTAATCAAGGTAAAGCTTTAGGAATATCTGCAATATTAGCTTTGATTTTTTCTTTACTAGCTGTTTATACAAACGGGTTTACATCGGTTTTATTTATTGCTGCTTTAGGTTTCGCTAATGCAATAATGTGGCCGGCTATATGGCCGCTTGCAATAAACGGATTGGGTAAATTCACCAAATCCGGTTCGGCAATTCTGATCATGGGTATTGCTGGTGGAGCAACAATCCCATTGCTATACGGAAGGCTGGTTGATATCAGTTCTATTGGTTCACAACAGGCTTATTTAATTTTATTACCTTGCTACTTATTTATTTTGTATTATGCTTACAAAGGTCATAAAGTAGGGCTTAATAAAAAGAATGTAAACTTTATGGCAAATTAA